TATGTGAACAGTCTGAGCGCGGAGATGCGGCAGGCTCTGGCGGAGGAGCAGGCCGCGCGTGAGGCAGCCGCGAAGAAGGCCGCCGAGGAGGCCGCCGCGAAGGCGCAGGCCAACGGTGGCGAGTACTACAAGTCCGAGGGCAACGCTAACGCGCAGAGCAACTCGAACTCCGGCAAGAGCAACAGCTCGAACTCGAACTCGAACAAGGGCAACGCCAACACCGGTTCGAACGCGAACAAGGGCAACGGCGGCTCTGCGTCGAACTCCGGCAGCAGCTCCAACAAGGGCAACGGCGGCTCTGCGTCGAACTCCGGCAGCAGCTCCAACAAGGGCAACGGCGGCTCTGCGTCGAACTCTGGCAGCAGCTCCAACAAGGGCAACTCCGGCATCTCCGGCGCATGGCGCAACACCGTGATCGCAGCGGCGACGCGTATGGTCGGCGGCACCTATGTCTGGGGCGCCTGCAACCCCGGCTCCAAGACGTTCGACTGCTCGGGTCTCACGAGCTATGCGTACGGTGTTGCCGGCATCAGCATCAGCCACAGCTCCGCGTCGCAGGCTTCGTTCTGCACCAAGCCGATCTCCCAGGCGGAGCCCGGCGACGTCGTCTGGCGTCCCGGTCACGTGGGCATCTACATTGGCGGAGGCACCACGATCGAGGCGTTCTCGCCTAGCCAGGGCATCGGCTACGGCAGCGTGAGCAGCTTCTCCAGGTGTGGCTCGCCCGTATAGGCGATAAGTCGGCATACATGTGCTTTTGCGAGAAGGGCGCGTCCAGGGGGACGTGCCCTTCTCCCGTATGCGTCGGGAATTGCGCTCATGGGGGATAACCTACCGTTCGCGGATGCTGATGCGGACACATGTTCGTATATCAGCCATTAGGGTATAGCTGAAACTACGCGCAATAAAGCGAAGTGACCACATCTTCCAAAGCCTGAGGAGGCAACATGGCAAACAGGTTCGTTCTCAACGCCATCTCGTATCACGGTTCGGGCGCCATCAAGGAGATTCCGGGTGAGCTTAAGCGGCGCGGCTTTGATCACGTTTTCGTGAGCTCCGACCCTGACCTCGTGAAGTTTGGCGTAACCTCCAAGGTGACGGATCTGCTGGACGAGGCGGGCATCAAGTGGGACCTCTATGACGAGGTCAAGCCCAACCCCACGATCAAGAACGTGCAGGATGGCGTGGAGGCGTTTAAGAAGAGCGGTGCGAGCGCAATCGTGACCATCGGTGGCGGATCCGCGATGGACACGGCGAAGGCCATCGGCATCATCGCCAACAACCCCGAGTTTGCGGACGTCAAGAGCCTCGAGGGCGTTGCGGACACGAAGAAGCACGCCGTCTTCACCATTGCGGTTCCGACAACGGCTGGCACGGCCGCCGAGGTCACCATCAACTACGTGATCACCGACCCGGAGAAGGAACGCAAGTTCGTCTGCGTCGACACGAACGACATCCCCGACGTGGCAGTGGTCGACCCTGACATGATGGCATCCATGCCGGTTGGGCTTACCGCATCTACGGGCATGGACGCGCTCACGCACGCCATCGAGGGCTATACCACGAAGGGCGCGTGGGAGATGTCCGACATGTTCCACTACAAGGCCATTGAGATTATCAGCCACAACCTGCGTGACGCCGTTCAGGAGGCAAAGGAGAAGGAGCCCGGTCACGGTCGCGAGCAGATGGCGCTTGGCCAGTACATCGCTGGTATGGGCTTCTCGAACGTCGGTCTTGGCATCGACCACTCCATGGCGCATACGCTGTCCGCGCACTACGACACGCCGCACGGCGTCGCCTGCGCTATGCTGCTGCCGATTTCGATGGAGTTCAACAAGCCGGTTGCTGCCCACAAGCAGGCTGGCGTCGCACGCGCCATGGGCGTATACGAGGAAGGCATGACGGACGAGCAGGCCGCGGACGCCGCAATCGCTGCAGTTCGCAAGCTGGGTGAGGATGTCGGCATCCCCAAGACGTGCAAGGGCCTTGTGGAGGAGGACCTCGACCAGCTGGCGGCAGACGCTCTTGCCGATGCCTGCTACCCCGGCAACCCGCGCGAGGCGACTCCCGAGCAGGTGAAGGAAATGTTCCGCCAAATCATGGCATAGGCTTTCGCGAAGAGAGTTTTGCGGGGCGGTGCCCATGCGGGTGCCGCCCCGATGCTACCTCGAGAGAGACAAGGCTCTTCTTGCTCGTTCCACTACCATATTGACGCGGTGCGTGGGGAGGTGCACGTGGCTGGAAACCTGATCGACTACGTAAAGTGGCGAGGTGACCTAGACTTTATCGAGCGGCCCTTCAACGACGTTGACGCTTTGGTGCTCGCGACGTTGAGCTACATCGACCTTGTCGGTTTTGCTCCGAACGAGGCATCCGGCGGGACGGTCGAGGTGCGCGAGGCCTTGGGTGCGCTCATGGAGCGTTCGGGAGGCGATGTTGCGCCGTACGTGAGGTCGCTTGCCACGATTGACGCGCGCTACATCGATGCGGTCGCCAAGAGCCACCGCTTTGGAGGCTTGCGCATCGGTCGATACGTGGACGTGATGGATTACGACAACGCCGTTCAGTTTGCCGCCGTTGAGGTGATGCTTCCGCCGAGCTCCGTAGAGGGTTGCGGCAAGGGTGTGCGCTACGTGTCGTTTCGTGGCACCGACCTCACGATTGCCGGCTGGCGAGAGGACTTCATGTTGAGCTTCGAGGTGACGGGAGCCCAGAAGCTGGCGGCGGAGTATCTGAACAGGGCGTTGCGGGCTGCCGTTGCCGTGGGAGAGCCGCTTATGGCGGGCGGGCATTCCAAGGGCGGAAACCTCGCCTCGTACGCGGTGGCGGTTGCTCCGTCTTGGCTTGCGGAGCACGTGCTTCGCTGCTACAGCTTCGACGGGCCCGGTCTGGACGGGCGAGTCGTCGCGCACGACGCCCGTGACGTCATCGGAGATAGGTTCATGCGCTATCAGCCCGCATATTGCGTCATAGGCCAACTGTTCGATCGGGCCGAGGAGCCAAGGGCATACGTGGCGAGCACGGGCTCGGGGATGCTGCAGCATGACCCGCTCACGTGGCAGGTCTCGTCCTCTGGCTTCGTCTTGGCCGATGGGCTCGACCCGGATGCCGCCACATTCGACGCTGCGCTTGACGAGTGGATGGAGCCTGTGGAGATGGGGGAGCGTGAGCGCTTCACGAACGAGTTTTTCGACATTTTGGGGGCTGGAGGCCCAAAGCTTACCGATGTGACGTCCCGAGAGGGGCTGCCGAAAGTGATGAGTGCGGCAAACGGGGCGAGCGACCAGACGAAACGCCTGGTGTGGAAGCTTGTGGAGTGCGTGGTTACAAAGCAGGCGGAAAGGACGTCCGACGTCGTCCGCAAGGCGTATGAGGAGGTCGTCCAGAGCGCACGCGATGCGGCGAGCGGCCTCGCAGTATCGCTTCCTCGTCGCCAACTGCATGCTGAATAAACGCTGCTGTAACACACGATACGCTTTATTGCGATAAAGTAGTTCCCACCTAATGGCTGTCGCGAGGAGCGCACATGACAGAGGAACACGCACAGAGGTTGCGCGAGGAGGAGAACCGGCTTTTCGCGGCGTTCGGGTCGCTACGCGATGCGAATGAGGCGCGTGCCTTTCTCTTGGACGTGTGCAGTCCAAAGGAGATCGAGGACCTGGCACAGAGGCTTCAGGTGGCCACGCTGCTCTCTGCCGGCTGCTCGTACGTGGACGTGTCGCGCAAAACCGGCGCGTCTTCCACGACCGTGAGTCGCGTCTCGAAATGCCTGAACGGAGAGGTGGGAGGTTATCGTACCGTGCTTTCGCGCCTTGAGGGCGGCGCCTAAGGCGCGCTCCTGCGTCTGCGTGTCGGGCAGGTGTCCTACTTGTAGAGTTTTTACCGAACTTGCCGTCGTTCGTTCAGAATTACGTAAGGTTTCGTGGCTTGTACCAGCATGCACGTCTGCACGCAGCATGGCCACATCCTCCTAACGCAGTTCAATCGCAGCGGCTCCACGGTGCAAGCGCGCCGGAGCCTCAACGCTAGGTCCGCGACGACCTTACGTCGTCACATGACGCATGCCGCGAAGCGCGGCGAAAGGAGCCGGCACATGCCCAACATGATTGACATCGTGCACTTGAACAAGTACTTCGGGGACCTGCACGTGCTCAAGGACGTAAACCTTTCCGTGCGTGAGGGCGAAAAGGTCGTGCTCATCGGGCCGTCAGGTTCGGGCAAGTCCACGCTCATCCGTTCGATCAACTGGCTCGAGGAGCCGTCGAGCGGCGAAGTCCGCATCAACGGAGAGCTCATGACCAAGAAGAACCACCTCGAGGTCACGCGTAAGTACACGTCCATGGTGTTCCAGCAGTTCAACCTCTATCCAAACATGACGGTCATGGGCAACCTGACGCTGGCTCCCATCAAGCTGCAGAAGAAGACCCGCGAGGAGGCCGAGGCAGAGGCTATGCGCAACCTCAAGAGGGTAGGCCTTGCGCACAAGGCCGACGAGTACCCGCAGAACCTCTCGGGCGGTCAGCAGCAGCGCGTTGCCATCGCGCGTGCACTTTGCACCAAGCAGCCCATCATGCTGTTGGACGAGCCCACCTCCGCCCTTGACCCAGAGATGGTGAGCGAGGTCCTGAACGTCATGGTCGAGCTCGCGCAGGAGAACATCACCATGATCTGCGTCACACACGAGATGGGCTTCGCGCGCCAGGTGGCCGACCGCATCGTCTTCATGGAGGACGGCCAGATCCTGGAGGAGGGTACGCCCGAGCACTTCTTCACGCATCCCGACAACCCGCGCTGCCAGGCCTTCCTGGACAAGATTCTCTAGGAGCCACGATGAGAAGAACGTACGATTCTGGGCCGTTGAACCGTCCCCAGCTGACGCGCAGGGGTTTCGTCTCGCTCGCGGGCGCCGCCGTGCTCGGCATCTCTGGTGCGTCCGCCATGGGGCTTTCCGGTTGTTCGTCATCGGGAGCATCGACCGCCGTGAGCGTCGAGGCTATCCGGAGTCGGGGGCACCTCAACTGCGGCGTAAAGACCGATGTCATAGGCTACGGCTACCAGGACACGGCCACCGGCAAGTTCCAGGGCATGGAGATCGATATCTGCTACGCCATCGCCGCGAAGGTGTTCGGCGTGTCGATGTCCGAGGCAAAGCGTCGCGGTCTAGCCAGCTTCACGGGCGTTACGGCGAAGACGCGCGGCCCCCTCGTGGACTCCGGCCAGGTGGACCTCGTGTGTGCCACGTATACGATCACGCCCGAGCGCAAGAAGTCCTGGAACTTCTCGCCTGCGTACTACACGGACTCCATCGGCATGCTCGTGCTGAAGAGCTCTGGCATCAAGTCCGTGGCAGACCTTGACGGACGCATCGTCGGCGTGGGCGAGGGCGCGGATACGATGAACCAGATTCAGCAGATGCTCAAGGACGAGGATCACGGCGACTTCAACGTCAGCTACCCGCAGTACCTGGACTATCCCACGCTCGCGGCGGCGCTCGCGTCCGGCAACATCGACGTGTTCGCCATCGACCGTTCCATCATCCGCGCGTACATGAACGACTCCAATGAGCTGCTCGAGCCGAGCCTGGTCTTTGGCAAGCAGGAGTACGGCGTGTGCACCACCAAGTCCGCCAAGGAGCTCACGAGGCTCGTCAGCGGCGTCGTGAAGGACCTGAAGGGGTCCGGTGCGATCGACCGGTGGGCCAAGAAGTACCGGCTCTTGTAGGGAGGCCACATGGAACTCTTCAACCCCGAGCGTTGGGCCGCCACGCTCGCAAACACTGACCTGCTGTGGCAGGGCTTCCTCTTCACCATCGAGGTCTCGCTCGCGGGGCTTCTGGTGTCGCTTGTCGTAGGCACGCTGCTTGGCGTCTTCTCCACGACCCAGTCGCGGGTGCTTCGCGGCATTTCCCGCGTCTACGTGGAGTTCTTCCAGAACACGCCCATCGTCGTGCAGGTGTTCTTCGTCTACACCGCCGGCCCCATGCTTCTCCAGGCTATCACGGGCGCGGAGCACGTCGTGCGCATCGCGCCGTTCGTACTCGTCGTCATCTGCGTCGGACTCTACCACGGCGCCTATGTTGCCGAGGTCATCCGCACCGGCATCGAGGCCATACCGCGCGGACAGATGGAGGGCGCGCAGTCGCAGGGATTCACGCGCGTGCAGGCATATCGCTACGTCATCCTGCCGCAGACATTCAGGATCATTCTTCCGCCCCTTGCCAACCAGGCGCTCAACCTGGTGAAGAACACGTCCGTCCTTGCGCTCATCGCGGGCGGTGACCTCATGTACCAGGCGGACATCCTCGTTGCCGACAGCGGCTACCTGCAGGGTTACATCGTGTGCTGCGCCATGTACTTCCTCATCTGCTTCCCCATAGCCATGCTCGTCACCTGGCTCGAGAAGCGCTCCCGCGCGCCGCGCAAGGCTCGTCGCGCCGCCACTGCGGGCGCAACGAAAGCGGAGGTGTAGCACATGGGAGTCTTTACCGCCAGCAACGTGGCCTTCATGCTGCAAGGCCTGTTTAACACCATCGTCATCTCCGCCGCGTCCATCGTGCTGTCCATCGCGTTCGGCACGCTGCTCGCCCTGGCAAAGTCGTACTGCCACGGCCGCTGGTCGTGGCTCAGGTGGCTCGTGACCGCCTACATCGAGCTCTTCCGTTGCACGCCAAACCTGCTGTGGATTCTCATCTTCCGCTTTACTGTGCAAGGCGACAACATCCTCGTGTCCATCCTCACGTTCACGGTCTTCACCTCCGCCGTAATGGCCGAGATAGTCCGCGGCGGCCTGAACGCGCTGCCCAAGGGCCAGTTCGAGGCGGCGCAGTCTCAGGGCTTCGGCTTCGTGGACACCATGCGTCTCATCGTGCTTCCCCAGGCGTTCAAGATGATTGTCCCCGCGCTGTTCAGCCAGTGCACGACGGTCATCAAGGACACGTCCTACCTCCGCGGCATCGACGTCCACGAGTTCATGCGCAACTCCGCCGTCGTCATGGGACAGGCGTCTACGCTTCCGCAGATTCTCCTGCTGTACGGCTTCGTCCTTCTCACATACTTCGTACTCAACTTCGCGATATCCCTTGCGGTCCGCGCTTACCAGCGCAGGAACGCCGCGGCATAGCGCCCAGACGCCGGCGGGCGAGAAGGACCGCCCCCGCGCCCCGCACAACAATCCAAACGAAAGGTCACACATGAGCGCAAACGACCTCAGGCACAGCGCAAGCGTCAACGGGTCCGCAGACCCTGACAGCCAGGAACCCATCGTCATCTCCATCGCACGCGATTATGGCGCGGAGGGACACGAGGTTGGTAAGCTCCTCAGCGTGATGCTGGGCATCCCCCTCTACGACAACGAGCTCCTCGTGCGCTCCGCACTGCGCATGGGGCTCGACGTCGACCAGCTCGCGGCAGTGGACGAGCGTCCTCAGCGCGGCCCCCTGGCGTTTCTGCCAGACAACATGGACCAGCGCTCGGACGCGGACCGTGCGTTCCAGGCGATCCGTCAGGTCATCCTGGACCTGGGAAGCACGCGTCCGTGCATCATCGAGGGCCGTCTGTCCGACTACATTCTGCGCCGCAACCCCAACCTCATATCCGTACTGGTCACGGCACCGCTTGATGTGCGCGTCGAGATCGTGCGCGCAAAACGTGGCATGACCACGCACGACGCGAGTGCGTTCGTTCGCAAGCGCCAGCACGAGCGCGAGCGATTCTACACGCGCTACAGCGGCGGAAGGTGGGACATGTACACGGATAAGGACTTGGTGGTGGACCGCTCCGTCTTCGGACGCGAGGGCGCGGCGCAGATCATCGCGGCGGCATACCGCCTGAAGGAGCACCAGCTGGGAAGGGACTAGCTCCAGAGTCTAATGCCGGCGCTCGCACAGGCGTTGGCGCAAGCGCCTTGTCGAACCGGGCGCGTCGTTGCGGCGGCGCGCCCGGTTCTTGTGTCGCACACATGGGGAATAAATGTCCACTCGGCGCGTTACCATAGCACTCAGCAAAAACTGACGGAAGGACAACCATGTCCCTAACCATTGCCCAGACGCACGACGCACGGCTCGTAGGCGAGGCCGCGGAGGCCGCCCTCAAGGGGGCGCTCGCCGCGCATGGCCGCGCGACGCTGCTTGTGCCCAGCTTTGCCATGCAGCTCGATGTCAGCCGGGACCTTGCGCGCCGCGGGCTTGGCTTGGGCGTCACGGTGACGACGCCGCTTGCGTGGACGCGTGAGCGCTGGGAGGTCTGGGGCGACGGCACGCAGGTGGTCGATCCGCTCACGCGCACCGTCGCCATGCAGCACGCACTTTCCTCGGCAGCTGACGCGGGGGAGGACGTTGCGTATAACGCCGGCACCGTGGACGTGCTCGGCCGCCTTGCGAAGGACGCCCTGCCGTGGATCCCCGTGTGCAATGGTCGCGTGGACGTGGACGCACTCATCGACGCAGGCCTTACGCGCCGCGAGGCGGACGTCGTGCGCGTGCTTGATCGCTATTGCGAGCTGCTTGCGAGGACATCCTTCACGGAGGAGTCCGTTGCCATGTCCTGCGTGGCGGGGCGCATAATCGCCGCGGGCGCCGCGCGCTCGCTGTGGCCCACGGTCGTGGTCGGCCTTGGTTTGCTTGCTCGTCCTATGCGCGAGCTGATGCGCGTCCTTGCGGGCGCGACGGACGTGACGCTCTGCGTTCGCGCCCAGAACCCAGAGGCAACTGCCGGAGAGTGCCGCTCGGCAGATCTTGTGGCAGCGGCGTGCGCGCGGAATGGCATCGATGTCATGCGTGTGCAAGAGCCTTGCATTTCCGCTGGTACGGGCTTCGATAATATAAAACCTGCCGCAGGCGAGAAACGCCGCGCGCCAGAGCTCTCGGCACTTCTCGAAAGCGTGTTCGTCGGCGGCGGGGAGGTCCTGGCCCCCAAGGGCGCCGTGTCGCTCGCGCTCCCCGCGGGCCCACTCGCGGAGGCTGAGACTGTGGCACGGGAGGTGTGCGCCCTCTCGAAGGAGGGTGCCGCGGACATCGTCGTGAGCGTTCCGGACACGTCCCGTGCGTGGCGCGAGCTTGCTCCCAAGCTCGCCGCGCATGGCCTGGGCGTGAGCGCCCAACTGTCTGTACGCGTCGGTGACATCCCCGCCGGCCGCGCGTTTTTGGAGTATGCGGCGAGCGTGGCGCAGCTGGCGGAGCTGGATGCAACGTGGCCGAAGCCCGTGCGTGCAGAGGAGGGTACGTACGTGCGCCTGGGGGACATGTCCTGGTGGCCGCCGCGAGCGCTTGCGGACTTCCTCCTTTCGGACGTCGCACACGTCCCGACGGCTCGGGCGTACATGCTCGACGCGGACTGGCGCGGCGACCGCCTGCTCACGCCTTCAGACGTGCTCCAGCAGCTCCAGAACCCCAAGAAGACGTCCGGCGAGGTTGCGGCCGCGACGCGCGAGCTTCTGAAGGGAAGGCTGGGGTCTGCGGCATCGAAGCTCCTTGCTCCGTACGTGTCGTCGCAGACCGGCGTATCAACTTCCCCGGCTGCTTCGGGTGACACGTGCGCCAAGCTGGACGACTACATCCTTGGCGAGGGCGGAGAAGTCGCCGCACGCTTTCCGCATGAGGCAGACCGCCTTTCCGACGCACTTGCCGCTGGAGCCCTGATGGCCGTCCTTAACGTGGCGGCAACGCTCAAGGAGCTGGGATTCTCGGCGGACCAAAAGGCGGCGGGCCACGTGCCGCTCTCCGTGCTCGTGGCGCATGCAGCCGCGGCGCTCGAGCGTCAAGCCGTCGTCGTGAGGCCATGCGTTCCCGCAGGGGGGTCCGCGCGCGTGCGCATTATGGACGCGACTGCGGCTGCGTCGCTCGCGCAGTGCTCGGTGGATGCGGTCGTCGTATGCGGGCAGACGTCCGTGGAGGCACCCGTGAAGGCCGAGGACGACGTTGCGTCCGCCTTGCTGGAGGCCCTGGGGGTCGATCCGCGGGAAGATCCCATGGTGCGGCCGCGCGCTGGGTTCTGGTCGCAGCTCGCCGCGGCGCGCTGCCATGTGACGCTTGAGCGCACGCTCTACGACGCCAAGTCGAAGGAGTGCTATCCCTCGGTCATGATGACGGAGCTGCTGGCCTGCTACGGCGTGGAGGACGGCGACCCCGCCGAGAAGGGCTTCGCCATTCGCTCGCTGTCCGAGACCCGGGCGGCGGCTAACCTCAGCGCCTCGGGAGTTTCGCCTGCGCCTGTGGCGAGCGAGAGACCGGAGGCGGCGGGTCGCGTGGCCGACGCGTCCGCGCGCGCCCTCGTGAACGTGCCGCCCGAGGGCAAGCCAGACCTGCTTGACGGAAGGCCGGTTCTCTCCGCGTCACAGATAGAGTCGTACCTGGAGTGCCCGTACAAGTGGTTCAGCCTTCGGCGTCTGCGCCTGCGTGATTCCGACGCAGGCTTT
This sequence is a window from Parafannyhessea umbonata. Protein-coding genes within it:
- a CDS encoding AAA family ATPase encodes the protein MSANDLRHSASVNGSADPDSQEPIVISIARDYGAEGHEVGKLLSVMLGIPLYDNELLVRSALRMGLDVDQLAAVDERPQRGPLAFLPDNMDQRSDADRAFQAIRQVILDLGSTRPCIIEGRLSDYILRRNPNLISVLVTAPLDVRVEIVRAKRGMTTHDASAFVRKRQHERERFYTRYSGGRWDMYTDKDLVVDRSVFGREGAAQIIAAAYRLKEHQLGRD
- a CDS encoding NlpC/P60 family protein gives rise to the protein MKRNKAQKAIAAALSATLVFSGAAVPALATPSSSELKSQLNDAQAKLDSLYAKAEQASEDLNQTKVELDQTNSKIDSLNSDIEKTQAELKEKQAVLSKRVAANYKYGDTDLLSILLGSDSFDTLTSNIVYANKVSEKDSNAINDVKTLENQLSSQKSELEEQKASQEKLVADKKAQSEALNAQSQKAQDYVNSLSAEMRQALAEEQAAREAAAKKAAEEAAAKAQANGGEYYKSEGNANAQSNSNSGKSNSSNSNSNKGNANTGSNANKGNGGSASNSGSSSNKGNGGSASNSGSSSNKGNGGSASNSGSSSNKGNSGISGAWRNTVIAAATRMVGGTYVWGACNPGSKTFDCSGLTSYAYGVAGISISHSSASQASFCTKPISQAEPGDVVWRPGHVGIYIGGGTTIEAFSPSQGIGYGSVSSFSRCGSPV
- a CDS encoding amino acid ABC transporter permease translates to MGVFTASNVAFMLQGLFNTIVISAASIVLSIAFGTLLALAKSYCHGRWSWLRWLVTAYIELFRCTPNLLWILIFRFTVQGDNILVSILTFTVFTSAVMAEIVRGGLNALPKGQFEAAQSQGFGFVDTMRLIVLPQAFKMIVPALFSQCTTVIKDTSYLRGIDVHEFMRNSAVVMGQASTLPQILLLYGFVLLTYFVLNFAISLAVRAYQRRNAAA
- a CDS encoding PD-(D/E)XK nuclease family protein, encoding MSLTIAQTHDARLVGEAAEAALKGALAAHGRATLLVPSFAMQLDVSRDLARRGLGLGVTVTTPLAWTRERWEVWGDGTQVVDPLTRTVAMQHALSSAADAGEDVAYNAGTVDVLGRLAKDALPWIPVCNGRVDVDALIDAGLTRREADVVRVLDRYCELLARTSFTEESVAMSCVAGRIIAAGAARSLWPTVVVGLGLLARPMRELMRVLAGATDVTLCVRAQNPEATAGECRSADLVAAACARNGIDVMRVQEPCISAGTGFDNIKPAAGEKRRAPELSALLESVFVGGGEVLAPKGAVSLALPAGPLAEAETVAREVCALSKEGAADIVVSVPDTSRAWRELAPKLAAHGLGVSAQLSVRVGDIPAGRAFLEYAASVAQLAELDATWPKPVRAEEGTYVRLGDMSWWPPRALADFLLSDVAHVPTARAYMLDADWRGDRLLTPSDVLQQLQNPKKTSGEVAAATRELLKGRLGSAASKLLAPYVSSQTGVSTSPAASGDTCAKLDDYILGEGGEVAARFPHEADRLSDALAAGALMAVLNVAATLKELGFSADQKAAGHVPLSVLVAHAAAALERQAVVVRPCVPAGGSARVRIMDATAAASLAQCSVDAVVVCGQTSVEAPVKAEDDVASALLEALGVDPREDPMVRPRAGFWSQLAAARCHVTLERTLYDAKSKECYPSVMMTELLACYGVEDGDPAEKGFAIRSLSETRAAANLSASGVSPAPVASERPEAAGRVADASARALVNVPPEGKPDLLDGRPVLSASQIESYLECPYKWFSLRRLRLRDSDAGFGPMEMGTFAHHVLEVTHRTLLEEALASLEEAGGVVPDVARDLSARVPGSGVSEEDPELLAHARQVLSRALEEDRRTQFLVTRRRERPQAFVPHSVQDEGQLETLERDLLSAIDYESGLLVGFEPRLFEWDFGHGRDLVEYAGAWLNGTVDRIDVDAHGNAVVIDYKHKGVGGFAREYAALPGGPDGEPSASFSLPRRVQSLIYGQVVRRRLPSLVVKGAVYLSTRGREHALSGAVDANLMDRVFGSRTPSKATAEAVAVDPHGSFGTDGTHGMDALLDATEEAIRAAVARMLDGDIEAAPVDEGACAYCPVMNCERRIAK
- a CDS encoding YerC/YecD family TrpR-related protein, translating into MTEEHAQRLREEENRLFAAFGSLRDANEARAFLLDVCSPKEIEDLAQRLQVATLLSAGCSYVDVSRKTGASSTTVSRVSKCLNGEVGGYRTVLSRLEGGA
- a CDS encoding amino acid ABC transporter ATP-binding protein, with protein sequence MPNMIDIVHLNKYFGDLHVLKDVNLSVREGEKVVLIGPSGSGKSTLIRSINWLEEPSSGEVRINGELMTKKNHLEVTRKYTSMVFQQFNLYPNMTVMGNLTLAPIKLQKKTREEAEAEAMRNLKRVGLAHKADEYPQNLSGGQQQRVAIARALCTKQPIMLLDEPTSALDPEMVSEVLNVMVELAQENITMICVTHEMGFARQVADRIVFMEDGQILEEGTPEHFFTHPDNPRCQAFLDKIL
- a CDS encoding Mbeg1-like protein, with translation MAGNLIDYVKWRGDLDFIERPFNDVDALVLATLSYIDLVGFAPNEASGGTVEVREALGALMERSGGDVAPYVRSLATIDARYIDAVAKSHRFGGLRIGRYVDVMDYDNAVQFAAVEVMLPPSSVEGCGKGVRYVSFRGTDLTIAGWREDFMLSFEVTGAQKLAAEYLNRALRAAVAVGEPLMAGGHSKGGNLASYAVAVAPSWLAEHVLRCYSFDGPGLDGRVVAHDARDVIGDRFMRYQPAYCVIGQLFDRAEEPRAYVASTGSGMLQHDPLTWQVSSSGFVLADGLDPDAATFDAALDEWMEPVEMGERERFTNEFFDILGAGGPKLTDVTSREGLPKVMSAANGASDQTKRLVWKLVECVVTKQAERTSDVVRKAYEEVVQSARDAASGLAVSLPRRQLHAE
- a CDS encoding transporter substrate-binding domain-containing protein; this translates as MRRTYDSGPLNRPQLTRRGFVSLAGAAVLGISGASAMGLSGCSSSGASTAVSVEAIRSRGHLNCGVKTDVIGYGYQDTATGKFQGMEIDICYAIAAKVFGVSMSEAKRRGLASFTGVTAKTRGPLVDSGQVDLVCATYTITPERKKSWNFSPAYYTDSIGMLVLKSSGIKSVADLDGRIVGVGEGADTMNQIQQMLKDEDHGDFNVSYPQYLDYPTLAAALASGNIDVFAIDRSIIRAYMNDSNELLEPSLVFGKQEYGVCTTKSAKELTRLVSGVVKDLKGSGAIDRWAKKYRLL
- a CDS encoding amino acid ABC transporter permease; its protein translation is MELFNPERWAATLANTDLLWQGFLFTIEVSLAGLLVSLVVGTLLGVFSTTQSRVLRGISRVYVEFFQNTPIVVQVFFVYTAGPMLLQAITGAEHVVRIAPFVLVVICVGLYHGAYVAEVIRTGIEAIPRGQMEGAQSQGFTRVQAYRYVILPQTFRIILPPLANQALNLVKNTSVLALIAGGDLMYQADILVADSGYLQGYIVCCAMYFLICFPIAMLVTWLEKRSRAPRKARRAATAGATKAEV
- the fucO gene encoding lactaldehyde reductase — protein: MANRFVLNAISYHGSGAIKEIPGELKRRGFDHVFVSSDPDLVKFGVTSKVTDLLDEAGIKWDLYDEVKPNPTIKNVQDGVEAFKKSGASAIVTIGGGSAMDTAKAIGIIANNPEFADVKSLEGVADTKKHAVFTIAVPTTAGTAAEVTINYVITDPEKERKFVCVDTNDIPDVAVVDPDMMASMPVGLTASTGMDALTHAIEGYTTKGAWEMSDMFHYKAIEIISHNLRDAVQEAKEKEPGHGREQMALGQYIAGMGFSNVGLGIDHSMAHTLSAHYDTPHGVACAMLLPISMEFNKPVAAHKQAGVARAMGVYEEGMTDEQAADAAIAAVRKLGEDVGIPKTCKGLVEEDLDQLAADALADACYPGNPREATPEQVKEMFRQIMA